The Ooceraea biroi isolate clonal line C1 chromosome 1, Obir_v5.4, whole genome shotgun sequence genome has a window encoding:
- the LOC113562662 gene encoding LOW QUALITY PROTEIN: asparagine--tRNA ligase, cytoplasmic-like (The sequence of the model RefSeq protein was modified relative to this genomic sequence to represent the inferred CDS: inserted 1 base in 1 codon): MSEKETTSLGIYTSEKHGNDETGDGSEVSPFKTILRAMRHAGKEPFPVIYCDSHEDGKKYEPASKSQLKKVQKIWVREQHKNEEKEKKLLEDEEKRVKNLEEARAIVIEEDKSLPAAKQIKIGQAVTHRDQRIKLFGWVHRLRRQGKALMFITLRDGTGFLQCVLTDKLCQTYDALILATEAAVQLFGTLKAVPEGKSAPGGHELSVDYWKLIGPSPPGGADSILNEEALPDVQLDNRHIMIRGENTSRILIMRSILTQAFRDHYKDRGYCEVTPPTLVQTQVEGGSTLFKLDYFGETAFLTQSSQLYLETCIPAMGDVYCIAQSYRAEQSRTRRHLAEFTHIEAECPFITFDDLLDRLEDLICDVVERVLQSPLGHLVKELNPNFQVPKKPFKRMNYSDAIEYLRENNITKEDGSFYEFGEDIPEMPERKMTDAINEPIMLCRFPXEIKSFYMQRCPEDRRLTESVDVLLPNVGEIVGGSMRIWDYNEMMEGYSRENIDPTPYYWYTDQRRYGSCPHGGYGLGLERFLCWLLNRYHIREVCLYPRFLERCRP, from the exons ATGTCTGAGAAAGAGACGACATCATTGG GTATTTATACATCAGAAAAGCATGGTAATGACGAGACAGGGGATGGTTCGGAAGTTAGCCCCTTCAAAACCATCTTAAGAGCAATGCGTCACGCTGGCAAGGAACCCTTTCCAGTCATCTATTGCGATTCTCATGAAGATGGCAAAAAATATGAACCAGCATCCAAGTCTCAGTTGAAAAAGGTACAAAAGATCTGGGTTAGAGAACAGCATAAAAatgaggagaaggagaagaaattACTGGAGgatgaagaaaaaagagtGAAGAATCTTGAAGAAGCCAGAGCGATTGTTATAGAGGAGGACAAATCCTTGCCGGCAGCGAAGCAGATTAAAATTGGACAAGCTGTCACTCACAGAGATCAAAGAATCAAGTTGTTTGGATGGGTGCATCGACTAAGGCGGCAAG GCAAGGCACTCATGTTTATTACGCTGCGAGACGGAACAGGCTTCCTACAATGTGTATTGACTGACAAGCTTTGTCAAACTTACGACGCCCTGATCCTTGCCACAGAGGCTGCCGTTCAGCTGTTTGGAACTTTAAAAGCTGTCCCTGAAGGGAAAAGT GCACCTGGTGGACACGAATTATCTGTCGATTATTGGAAACTGATTGGGCCGTCACCTCCAGGTGGTGCGGATTCCATCTTGAACGAGGAAGCTCTGCCTGATGTACAGTTGGACAACAGACACATAATGATCCGAGGCGAAAAT ACATCGAGAATCTTGATCATGAGGTCTATATTGACACAAGCATTCAGGGATCATTATAAAGACCGCGGTTATTGCGAAGTGACCCCGCCAACTTTGGTACAGACTCAAGTGGAAGGTGGCTCGACTCTCTTCAAGTTAGATTATTTCGG ggaaactgcTTTTCTCACTCAGAGCTCCCAATTGTATCTCGAAACGTGCATTCCAGCGATGGGAGATGTGTATTGCATCGCCCAGTCGTATCGAGCAGAACAGTCGAGAACGCGTCGTCATCTTGCCGA ATTCACGCACATCGAGGCGGAATGTCCGTTCATCACTTTCGACGATTTATTAGACCGGTTAGAAGACTTGATTTGCGACGTAGTTGAACGAGTTTTGCAATCACCGCTCGGTCACCTCGTGAAAGAATTGAATCCCAACTTCCAAGTGCCCAAGAAGCCGTTTAAGCGGATGAACTACAGCGATGCGATCGAGTACCTGAGAGAAAATAACATCACGAAGGAGGACGGTAGCTTCTATGAGTTCGGAGAG GATATTCCAGAAATGCCAGAGAGAAAGATGACCGACGCTATTAACGAACCGATAATGCTCTGCCGTTTCC CCGAGATAAAGTCATTTTACATGCAACGTTGCCCGGAAGACAGACGTCTGACTGAATCGGTCGACGTGCTCCTGCCGAACGTGGGTGAAATCGTTGGCGGTTCGATGCGTATCTGGGATTACAACGAGATGATGGAGGGCTACAGCCGTGAGAACATCGATCCAACCCCATACTACTGGTACACAGACCAG CGGAGATACGGATCCTGCCCTCACGGTGGTTACGGGTTGGGACTGGAACGATTTTTGTGCTGGCTGTTGAATAGATACCACATACGCGAGGTGTGTTTATACCCGCGTTTCCTGGAGCGTTGTCGCCCATAA